From the genome of Pseudophryne corroboree isolate aPseCor3 chromosome 9, aPseCor3.hap2, whole genome shotgun sequence:
TACTCCTTTTCTTGACTTAGAATGTGGGTATAGTTATGTTTTAATGAAAATTAAATTCATTTTGGCACCATAGTTATTGTTATTATATATTTTCTGTAGAGATATTGTTCATTAATATACCGCACCGTAGAAAATTAGATCCTTAACGAGAGGACCTCTAATATAGTCAAGTGAGTAATTAATTAGATTAACTATTTAATTAGAATATGAACTAGTTTTAATCAACTTATGaagtttttattttctttttagagATACTTACATTAAAATTATATTATCCTACAGTGAAGGAATACTCTACCCATAGTGGGGGATTCATTCAAATTACCCTCACAGTAAGTAGCTATTGATCTATTTAGGATATTAACACCCTTAAAATGTATTCATTAGGGCCTTTAAGAGCCATTAAGAATTTGGGGAGCATTCTCTTTTCTCAATGCCTAGTAAAGAATTTAGAAATTTTTCTCATCCTTCACTGTTGTATATAAGATTTATTTATGAAAACCAGGGATTGTTTTAGCCCCTTTTGGTTAGTAATATATGAACCTGTAAGGTAAAAATGTGATACCAAAAAAATGTGTGTGATATTAACTGATGTTATGTTTGCTCTTTTGTTCTTTCCTCTTTTCCTCCATTGACAACACCAGCCACGACTTGtactcctgatgaagtctgtagtggACGAAACCCGTTGGGTTTTATGAAAAATATCACACTATGAAGTATTGTTTTATGAATTTATTGTATTTATGAATTATTGTTCAACGTTTTAaatattgttattttattaaaattattgtTATTTGGGTCATGCTGGTATAGAATTTTATTGGAGTAACGGTATctttgtgcgccctctgaatattgtatATATAGCATTTTTCCATCATCCACTAGCAGGGTGATATTCTTAGAGGTGCTGCATAATCCTATACAGCGCGAGCAAAGGGTATTGTTTCtttatgcgtgtgtatatatatatatatatatatatatatatatatgtatacatacacacactgtcacacacaaggAGAATTCTCAGCACCATGGTGTAGTACTCTAATTAACACaataaaaatatggttcacatgacACTCCCCAAGCTTTATAAATTGGGGTGTCTGCTCTTGCCCTGAATATAAAAGGCAGTGGTGAGTTACCTAATAATAGAATATATTAAAAGGGATAGGGTCAATTATAAAAAGACAGTAAGAATGTATAAAATATAAAGTatgcatttattaaaaaacatataaagaCAGCACACTATTAAACCAATGTCACAGAGATAATTTTGATACAATATAAAAAGACCTCTAAATGGTACAGTTTGGCTAAAAATGCTATACAAAAATTAAATcacttaaaaaaattatttttttggtGATATAAAAACATGATGTAAAAGAGACAAATAAGATAAAAAATTAAATTATTATCTTTACCGGTGAGGTACTGTATATTCAGAGTCCCTAACACATTTTGTCTTGTGGACTTTGTCAAGGGGTAAAGAGTAACTGAGAAGGGGTGATATTTATACCTAGATCAATCAGGAAGTGCTAATTTAGCATCACATTCTCTATATACTGTAGGTCAGCTTGTATATAGGTTCATAACATGAACTTATCAAGGGCAAGAGAAGTCTGTATGTAAATTTACTTATTTATGGGAAAGAATAAACATTTGTTGTATCATATATAAATCAAATTTTTAGGGATCAGGACTTATCTACAATATATATATTGCAAagggtgatacagcgccacttgtggggtatagtCTCAGTAATAAATTAGTACATATGTTGTAATAAAAAGATATATGATGTGATAAAAAGGTAAAGTATAAAAAACACAACCACCTTGTTAGAGGTGTCAGCCACCCCTTAAGAGTGCAACACTAGTACGGTGCTGCCAGAGAAAAGATATAGtggagggataagggtaccggcgactaatgCTGTGTAAATATGCAAATAATTAGTGTAAAAAGCttatgattcatgagccaaaaaatataaaaacaaacaaacagttttaatagcacatatagaTAAAATACATAAAAGGTCATATAATATCCGAATCAGGTAAAAAGGTAACAAGGTAATAAACTtagctttaaaataggcaagggggtcactacagggaacccaacgtgtttcgtcacatcagacttcttcaaagaagaagaagaagaagtctgatgtgacgaaacgcgttgggttccctgtagtgacccccttgcctattttaaagctaAGTTTATTACCTTGTTACCTTTTTACCTGATTCGGATATTATATGACCTTTTATGTATTTTAtctatatgtgctattaaaactgtttgtttgtttttatattttttggctcatgaatcataaGCTTTTTACACTAATTATTTGCATATTTACACAGcattagtcgccggtacccttatccctccactatacaatatatatatatatatatatatatatatatatttttttattgtctgTACTGTTTGGTGGGCTTTGTTAATGTGGTTCAATAAGCActtgatccatgcagtttgaactgagctgcaatttAAAAGACAAAAAAATTCTATTATTTATACTGTTTTGggcactttaccctagtgcactttgttcacgtgcatctataagccctgtaatccatgcagtttgaaccgagctgcaagataaaaaacagaaaaataaaaatgtctattgtttgcactgtttggcgcactttaccctagtgtgctttcttcatgtgcatctataaaccCTGTTATCCTTGCAGTTTGAACCAATCTGCAATTTAAAAGACAGAAAAGTTTAAAAATATGTAGTGTACtgtatatctattgtttgtactgtttggtgcgctttaccatagggtgctttgttcacatgcatctataagctctgtgatccacgcaatttgaaccaagctgcaagttaaaaaaaaatacagaaaaataaaaatatatactttatatctattgtttgtactgtttagtACGCTTTatcctagtgcgctttgttcacatgcatctatcagCCCTatgatccacacagtttgaaccaagctgcaagtaaaaaaataaatatttttttttatttataatctaTTGTTTGTACCATTTGGTGCGCTTTCACTAGTGTTCTTTGTTCATgtgtatctataagccctgtgatccacgcagtttgaaccgagctgcaagttcaaaaacagaaatatatatatatatatatatatatatattgtttgtactctTTGTTGCACTTTACTCTAGTGCCCTTTGTTGAAAGCCCTGtcactccatgcagtttgaaccaagctgcgagttcaaaaaagaaaaaattatataGATCTATTGTATAcattgttctgtgcactgtaccccaataCTCTGTGGTAATGTTTTatcgatgtgctataaactgccaggtGCTTGTGCCATTGCTCTGtcattaaaaaacataaaaactattgtaagatgtgaggtggtcaaaattgactggaagtgactggatattaatgttattgaggctaataatatttTAGGAACAAAAAAAGACCCaacttatgtgattttagcttttttgtaaatttaaaaaaataaaaatgcaaaaccaaatccaaaagcagtcacggcggtttggcaaatccaaatccaaaggttgacgatgaatcagagccaaatccaaataaaTCCACAAAAATGGTCCGGCACACATCTTTACTATCTATGCCAACAGGATATTACGCATGCAAAAGTGAATACTCAATATTGGAAATTACCAGACATACTGAAAAATTGgatttaataatatttttaaacaTATGTGTTTTGTCTGTATGCTTTTCAACCGCACTAAACAAATTTTGGAATAtgatataataaaagttatgttttagataAATAACATTTATAAAGAGTGCGCCAAAAAGGATTATTTTGGTCTTTTGGTCTTCCCTTTGAGGCCACAGCCCTTACATGTAAATTTGTACTTTTTTCCAGGCATACATACGACAATGTATGATACTGATAATACCTTGTTTATTGAAGAATAATCATTCATACGTTGTTGGTTACATATAAATAAATTTTTGACTTAAATATTTTACAACTATACGAGAATGACAAGATGACAGAAGCGTTCTGGAAAGTGAGTCACTTAGCAGTTAGTTTTGGTTAAAAGATCATTTTTTGTTCCTCACTTCATTGTGATTTTTATGTACCGCTAGGAACCGCCTCTTCTTTATAAATTCACCATGGGGCAAATTAGTATCCCACAGATATTCAGGAGAAAGCACCTTGGTAGGTTTATTGTATACCAGATACCTGTTCAGGTGAGATTCCTCCTGCCACACAGCTTCAATGGACTTTTTCTTGTCCTCTGTGATACCTTTCTGGCAAGCCAGGCTGAGCTTGTAAATTTCTTCCACTTTTCCACCGTATAAAGCTGCCATGTAATAGAAATCTCCTTGGCTGTCTGGTATATATGCTGCAGAAATTGGCCGACGCTCATAAGTAAAGGACTCCCGTTCCGAGAGGAAAAATCCCGGGTGGAGTGTGGCAACAAGATCTCCAAGTATTTCAACTCCCATGTGATCATTAAACACCATATCCACATCTGCACATATCAAGTAGTCGATCTCTTTCTGCATTTGTTCCTTTGTGAAGAGTGTGAGTGCCTCCATCCTTCTCATTGATACGTCCTGCCAACGTTGGTCGGCAGTAACCTCGTGTAGTTGCAAGATACGATCGGTAGCCAGTTTGGGTTTAACCACATCATTGACCTTGTCAGTGAACACATAATAGGTGACTTTGTGACCAACCATAAAGAACTGTTCTGCTGACTCCAGAAATGGCAGAAGGAACCGAATATACCTGGAAAGAAATACTTTATTATTGCCCAAAATATACTCAACATACAGCAGTAACCTAACCAACCCAGTGAATACTAGTGACCTACACAATAAATAGTTTTGCTGTGCTAGGGATTCATATATTGCCATAAAGAAATACAAAAATTCATAAACAACTTTGGGAACATATTGGCTAAATCATTGTGACCAAATCCCAAAAATCTAGGCTCTGACTTTTTGTCCAGAAGACGCAAGGTCTGTCGATTTGAGTGAGAGTACCCAGGAGGTAAtggggaggggaggagggtgtGTGGCTAAACAGACGCAGGTGTGTCGTGTGTAGCTGAAAGCAGCTGTGTCCAAAGGCGCTGAACCACTCACAGAGGACGCCATATACAGAAACTACACCTGCCATAATGCTGGTCAGAGCAGGATTAAAGGTTTTGGGAGCCTAAAGAGTAACAGTTGGGATGTGGGGATTGACTTCTTGTGCGCAAGCCTTCAGCATGTACTGTACATGAAAAAAGTGCCTGGTCACACATCACACTCCCGTTTCATTTCACGCAGTGTGCATGTACAGCCCTTCTCTGGGCTGCCTTGTGTGCATATCAGCGGAGAGTGTTCCCTCCCTACGTTTCCTCACCGTAGGACAATGAAGTACACagtcaaacatatatacatacatacagtcacacacataccttCATAATTACATACATATGCcgtgatgtaatgaagtccaagtttggcggccgtgcgggatgccaatgttttttttaaagaggcaaaaaTTTACAAGGATAAATCATACCTTGtgaataattgcccctttaaaaaaatgtccgaattcggccggcatcccgcatagcatacagtacacacaaacacacacacacacgcagtcatacacattcatacatactgtcacacatttatacatacacaTACCTGTATTTGTCCTATTACAGTGTTGCTGCAATGCATATGCATCACTGCATGCTGCTTGTGGTATAGCAGGGTGTACGCTATGTGTGCACTCCCGCTATACATTCACTTCTATGGGAGACCCACTGAAGTCTATGGGAGCCGGCTTGCGATGTTTACAAGGCAGCATGCCCCGCTATAGAATGCTGCTATATGCAGCAACAATGTAGCTGGAGAAATCTGTATATACATACTGTCACTCACATAGGGCCATGATTcagaccacaatgcgcacgcagtctagtgatgtgcaccggaaattttttgggttttgtgttttggttttgggttcggttccgcggccgtgttttggattcggacgcgttttggcaaaacctcaccgaaatttttttgtcggattcgggtgtgttttggattcgggtgtttttttcaaaaaaccctaaaaaacagcttaaatcatagaatttgggggtcattttgatcccatagtattattaacatcaataaccataatttccactcatttccagtctattctgaacacctcacaatattatttttagtcctaaaatttgcaccgaggtcgctggatggctaagctaagcgacacaagtgaccgacacaaacacctggcccatctaggagtggcactgcagtgtcaggcaggatggcacttcaaaaaaattgtccccaaacagcacatgatgcaaagaaaaaaagaggcgcactaaggtcgctgtgtgactaagctaagcgacacaagtggctgacacaaacacctggcccatctaggagtggtactgcagtgtcatgcaggatggcccttcaaaaaaatactccccaaacagcacatgatgcaaagaaaaaaagaggcgcaatgaggtagctgtgtgactaagctaagcgaccctagtggccgacacaaacacctggcccatctaggagtggcactgcagtgtcacgcaggatggcccttcaaaaaaatactccccaaacagcacatgatgcaaagaaaaaaagaggcgcaatgaggtagctgtgtgactaagctaagcgaccctagtggccgacacaaacacctggcccatctaggagtggcactgcagtgtcacgcaggatggcccttcaaaaaaatactccccaaacagcacatgatgcaaataaaaaaagaggcgcaatgaggtagctgtgt
Proteins encoded in this window:
- the LOC134957667 gene encoding histo-blood group ABO system transferase 2-like, with product MLLSRPYVIGSVFVTILFIVGFCFQNPELIFQAKQELKCNRSQIFIDKSIELAHFERKQLINSVGFRKSGLNVITPWLAPIIWDGTYDIDILDNQHKDTRIGLFVFAVKKYIRFLLPFLESAEQFFMVGHKVTYYVFTDKVNDVVKPKLATDRILQLHEVTADQRWQDVSMRRMEALTLFTKEQMQKEIDYLICADVDMVFNDHMGVEILGDLVATLHPGFFLSERESFTYERRPISAAYIPDSQGDFYYMAALYGGKVEEIYKLSLACQKGITEDKKKSIEAVWQEESHLNRYLVYNKPTKVLSPEYLWDTNLPHGEFIKKRRFLAVHKNHNEVRNKK